A window of Paraburkholderia bryophila contains these coding sequences:
- a CDS encoding phospholipase D-like domain-containing protein produces MPWFVDMTDEGPAEFHPVPCSYKPLVNGEEAFGAVYDAIMAARYSVDIICWGFQPSMYFKRNDGGASLNIGDLLIKKGLEGVRVRILCWADFWAVAQTTENSTPGLSWIRSRVFQNENNTEEEYDRAWYSRARGTIYGPTLENERNRAAAERRAQFKAGVTPTMPKPAGAALQTLPGIEMATRDFSFTDRLKIAYRELTSRSDKALNEEAIILSFSQEPSHHQKMVLVDYEAPEHSVGFVMGHNTLDAYWDNDAHSFARMHPRFGRNGATPRQDMSALVTGPILEHLNRNFCTAWKRSTDVDLLTPRKALASRLTSRPDKGTLVMAQINRTQSQEHRRDIKAMYQQTTNNASSFIYIENQYFRWPPLVDNIKAAVNRQLQWGRNTGKDGSLYLFVVTNSSEDGLDKGQVSTYRMMESLGRADTMPNVTKLQRGDALSVQQGQLETQLYALKQDDSNMYMSGALTPEDRAKLQAHNVAQEKIAQQKLNDVNQRIKENEENALIPSAIAGLKVLICTLVAPDSTAAAWMDTYVHSKIMIIDDAFLTHGSANINTRSMEVDSELNICHEHGDVTKALRKRLWSLHTKPGPSEHQATRGNAGATYARAVGDDITEAFKAWTSLIDTNRKLRNLKNEPPVASLVGFLTNTTKRSTLD; encoded by the coding sequence ATGCCGTGGTTCGTCGATATGACGGATGAAGGTCCCGCTGAGTTTCATCCGGTACCTTGCTCCTACAAGCCGTTGGTGAACGGAGAGGAAGCATTTGGTGCAGTGTACGACGCCATTATGGCTGCAAGGTATAGCGTCGATATTATCTGTTGGGGCTTCCAACCGTCGATGTATTTTAAGCGCAACGATGGTGGCGCTTCACTCAACATCGGTGATCTGTTGATCAAGAAGGGGCTGGAAGGCGTCAGGGTGAGAATCCTGTGCTGGGCCGACTTCTGGGCAGTGGCGCAAACCACCGAAAACTCGACACCGGGTCTAAGCTGGATAAGGAGCCGAGTGTTCCAGAACGAAAACAACACAGAGGAAGAATATGACCGCGCGTGGTACAGCCGGGCGCGCGGAACGATATACGGCCCAACGCTCGAAAATGAGCGGAACCGCGCCGCCGCAGAACGGCGCGCGCAGTTCAAGGCCGGCGTGACACCCACTATGCCAAAACCGGCAGGCGCGGCGCTGCAGACGCTACCGGGAATCGAGATGGCCACACGTGATTTTTCGTTCACGGATCGCCTGAAGATCGCCTATCGTGAACTCACGTCCCGGTCCGACAAAGCCCTAAACGAAGAGGCAATCATCCTGAGCTTCAGTCAGGAACCTTCACATCACCAAAAAATGGTATTGGTGGACTACGAGGCACCGGAACACTCGGTGGGTTTCGTGATGGGCCACAACACGCTCGATGCCTATTGGGACAACGATGCTCATTCTTTTGCTCGCATGCACCCACGCTTCGGCCGCAACGGTGCGACGCCGCGTCAGGACATGTCCGCTCTTGTCACGGGACCTATCCTTGAGCATCTGAACCGGAATTTCTGTACCGCCTGGAAACGCAGTACGGATGTTGACTTGCTTACTCCGCGCAAGGCGCTCGCTTCCAGACTGACATCGCGCCCGGACAAAGGCACGCTGGTGATGGCGCAGATCAATCGCACTCAATCACAGGAACATCGTCGGGATATTAAGGCGATGTACCAGCAAACCACGAATAATGCGAGTAGCTTTATCTACATCGAGAACCAGTACTTCCGCTGGCCGCCCTTGGTCGACAACATCAAGGCCGCGGTAAACAGACAGCTTCAGTGGGGACGGAATACCGGCAAAGATGGGTCACTTTACCTGTTCGTGGTGACCAATTCCAGCGAGGATGGCCTAGACAAGGGGCAGGTATCCACTTATCGCATGATGGAGTCGCTTGGGCGTGCCGACACCATGCCGAATGTGACGAAGTTACAACGGGGCGATGCGCTTTCGGTGCAGCAGGGGCAACTGGAGACACAACTGTACGCCCTGAAACAAGACGACAGTAACATGTATATGTCTGGGGCATTGACGCCGGAAGATCGCGCAAAACTGCAGGCCCACAACGTGGCACAGGAAAAGATCGCTCAGCAGAAGCTCAATGATGTAAACCAGCGAATCAAAGAAAATGAAGAAAACGCACTCATCCCATCGGCCATAGCTGGCCTGAAAGTGCTTATCTGTACACTGGTTGCACCGGACTCCACCGCAGCGGCCTGGATGGACACATACGTTCACAGCAAGATCATGATAATTGACGACGCGTTCCTTACCCATGGCTCGGCAAATATCAACACGCGCAGCATGGAGGTTGACAGCGAACTGAATATTTGCCACGAGCACGGTGATGTGACAAAGGCGCTTCGCAAGCGGCTCTGGAGCCTTCATACAAAGCCGGGCCCGTCAGAGCATCAGGCTACAAGAGGCAATGCCGGCGCAACATACGCACGAGCCGTTGGGGACGACATCACAGAGGCATTTAAGGCGTGGACGTCTTTGATCGACACAAACAGGAAACTTCGCAACTTGAAAAATGAACCTCCAGTAGCGTCGCTTGTTGGATTTCTCACCAATACAACAAAGCGAAGCACGCTTGACTGA
- a CDS encoding SEL1-like repeat protein gives MRRTLVVLSFVCVLSACSKNENAMNPLPDVSAVRLNLAFTCTHEADHLPPLDLEADKLFEYGRYLEKKDGSKDFNDVARYYRIAAAYGHYKANHNLQILISSGLASSPDPEAESIDLAEQLIKARVPSGYYDIGHYLLTGYGLQRDEEAARRYIRKAADLGNADAQYFVGNLLDPADMAPDIALQMFQCAADQGHGEAANYLGIGLRIAQKYNEALTAFQKAASAGNTQGAFSLEMGFLATSKGDRSSYLGMTPDPERARRYNLIGKLIDSNDGRNPKVPDIDKIVPLPPAKLPSWDGTFQWQKEQDAAVPPQKPSDDLIDELAKAKHLDPATGLPLTGASTKTSAEDQPATIAARLPIGIVAATGESCPEDGVWCAKLGKGQTGDAQRRFLKGDVLPSLVVYESRKLALLDQILEPRQQMTKVQWQLVGYLDQT, from the coding sequence ATGCGCAGAACTCTCGTTGTTTTGTCCTTTGTGTGCGTCCTGTCCGCCTGTTCGAAGAATGAAAATGCTATGAACCCGTTGCCCGACGTCAGCGCTGTGCGCTTAAATCTTGCTTTCACATGCACCCACGAAGCGGATCATTTGCCGCCCCTTGATCTCGAGGCAGACAAGCTATTTGAGTACGGCCGATATCTTGAAAAGAAAGATGGGTCGAAGGACTTCAATGATGTCGCCCGCTACTACCGTATCGCGGCCGCGTACGGTCACTACAAGGCGAACCACAATCTGCAGATCCTGATCTCGTCAGGATTAGCTTCGTCGCCCGATCCCGAAGCAGAAAGCATCGACCTCGCCGAGCAACTAATCAAGGCTCGCGTGCCGAGCGGCTATTACGATATCGGTCACTACCTGCTAACTGGCTATGGGCTTCAGCGCGATGAGGAGGCCGCTCGACGCTATATTCGTAAGGCGGCAGACTTAGGAAACGCCGACGCACAGTACTTCGTCGGGAATTTGCTCGATCCAGCTGACATGGCACCGGATATTGCGCTTCAAATGTTCCAGTGCGCCGCGGACCAGGGACATGGCGAAGCAGCGAACTATCTGGGCATCGGTTTGCGAATCGCTCAAAAGTATAACGAAGCATTGACTGCCTTTCAGAAAGCCGCGTCGGCAGGGAACACTCAAGGAGCATTTTCGCTCGAAATGGGCTTTCTCGCGACGTCAAAGGGTGACCGGTCAAGCTATCTCGGAATGACGCCCGACCCCGAACGGGCACGACGGTACAACCTCATCGGCAAGCTCATAGACAGCAATGACGGACGCAACCCCAAGGTCCCCGACATCGACAAGATCGTACCGCTTCCGCCTGCGAAATTGCCTTCGTGGGACGGCACCTTCCAGTGGCAAAAAGAACAGGACGCAGCTGTGCCACCGCAGAAGCCCTCCGACGACCTCATCGATGAGCTTGCTAAAGCAAAGCACCTCGACCCGGCGACTGGCCTTCCACTGACTGGCGCGTCCACCAAGACTTCCGCAGAGGATCAACCCGCGACAATTGCTGCTCGCCTACCGATCGGAATAGTTGCCGCCACTGGTGAATCGTGCCCTGAAGACGGCGTCTGGTGCGCAAAGCTCGGCAAAGGCCAGACAGGCGATGCGCAGCGACGCTTCCTTAAGGGCGATGTGCTGCCCTCCCTGGTCGTGTATGAGTCGCGCAAGCTCGCGTTACTGGATCAGATATTGGAACCGCGCCAGCAGATGACAAAAGTCCAGTGGCAACTTGTCGGATACCTCGACCAAACCTGA
- a CDS encoding LysR family transcriptional regulator: MENLLKKLDLTSLRLFVAVCQERNIARAAEREFIAPSAVSRRIAEIEAVIGLPVIQRQSRGITVTPVGETVLRYALAIIGNIEQMSAELSRFSSGAKGRVRVVANLSSIVQFLPEDVAAFGRAFPEVSIELEEENSAEVLRLVAEHAADFGICNPVAGSEAFEQVPYRQDRLAVMVPGGHRLAGMARVAFNGLLGDSFVGLRSESALTQMLAQQAAAEGRQLDVKIRVSSLDALCRMVHAGLGIAIVPERVGLLYVNALDVRLLSLSDAWAVRRLIVIFKVREQLSASAAALVGFLGSGE; this comes from the coding sequence ATGGAAAATCTTCTCAAGAAACTCGATCTCACTTCGCTGCGATTGTTCGTCGCCGTTTGCCAGGAGCGCAATATCGCGCGGGCGGCCGAACGCGAGTTCATCGCGCCGTCGGCAGTGAGCCGGCGCATCGCGGAAATCGAGGCGGTGATCGGCTTGCCGGTGATCCAGCGCCAATCGCGCGGCATTACGGTGACGCCGGTCGGCGAGACGGTGCTGCGCTATGCGCTGGCGATCATCGGCAACATCGAACAGATGAGCGCGGAGTTGTCGCGCTTTTCATCGGGCGCGAAGGGCAGGGTGCGGGTGGTGGCGAATCTGTCGTCGATCGTGCAGTTTCTGCCGGAAGATGTGGCCGCGTTCGGGCGCGCGTTTCCGGAAGTGTCGATCGAACTCGAAGAGGAGAACAGCGCCGAGGTGCTGCGCCTGGTCGCCGAGCATGCGGCGGACTTTGGTATCTGCAATCCGGTGGCGGGCAGCGAAGCGTTCGAGCAGGTGCCGTACCGGCAGGACCGCTTGGCAGTGATGGTGCCGGGCGGTCACCGTCTCGCCGGCATGGCGCGCGTGGCGTTCAACGGTTTGCTCGGCGATAGCTTCGTCGGCCTGCGCAGCGAGAGCGCGTTGACGCAGATGCTCGCGCAGCAGGCGGCCGCGGAGGGCCGGCAACTCGATGTGAAGATCCGTGTGAGCAGTCTGGATGCGTTGTGCCGGATGGTGCACGCGGGGCTCGGTATAGCGATCGTGCCGGAGCGGGTGGGCTTGCTTTATGTGAATGCGCTCGACGTGCGGCTGTTGTCGTTGAGCGATGCGTGGGCGGTGCGTCGGTTGATTGTGATTTTTAAAGTGCGCGAGCAGTTGAGTGCGAGCGCGGCGGCGTTGGTGGGGTTTTTGGGGAGTGGCGAGTAG
- a CDS encoding VOC family protein: MPLHMSRLILYVHDVALLKSFYQTHFALPVSEEIEHEWVVLQAGAVEIALHRVGEPYRKLSAKPNHSNAKLVFSVESGLAELHDTLTRAGVPMRGLKRYDGFPQLMCDGEDPEGNVFQLSQAD; this comes from the coding sequence ATGCCGTTGCACATGTCGAGATTGATTCTTTATGTCCACGACGTCGCGCTGCTGAAGTCCTTCTATCAAACCCATTTCGCGCTGCCCGTCAGCGAGGAAATCGAACACGAATGGGTCGTGCTGCAAGCGGGCGCGGTCGAGATCGCACTGCATCGGGTCGGCGAGCCGTATCGCAAGCTGTCGGCCAAACCGAATCATTCGAATGCGAAGCTAGTGTTCTCGGTGGAGTCCGGACTGGCTGAGTTGCACGACACACTCACGCGCGCAGGCGTGCCGATGCGCGGCCTGAAACGCTACGACGGTTTCCCGCAATTGATGTGCGACGGAGAAGATCCCGAAGGCAACGTGTTCCAGCTTTCGCAAGCGGATTGA
- a CDS encoding DsbA family protein: MATLHYIYDPLCGWCYGAAPLVEAARAVPGLSLAFHGGGMLAGSQRRRVTPQWRDYVMPHDRRIADLTGQPFGAGYFDDLLRDEHAVMDSEPPITAALAAEAVAGRGLDMIHRQQRAHYEEGKRISDAAVLHELAVEIGLPAEAFGAAFAQQSGASTQQHIDASRRLLDDVGGHGFPTFALEDAHGRVGVVDIRAYLGRPVEWARELARLTGASIGASASASASSAAESGPSCDIDGCA; the protein is encoded by the coding sequence ATGGCGACGCTTCACTACATCTACGATCCGCTGTGTGGCTGGTGCTATGGCGCCGCGCCGCTCGTCGAGGCGGCGCGTGCCGTGCCCGGTCTCTCGCTCGCGTTTCACGGCGGCGGCATGCTCGCGGGTTCGCAGCGCCGTCGCGTGACGCCGCAATGGCGCGACTACGTGATGCCGCACGACCGGCGTATTGCCGACCTGACCGGCCAGCCGTTCGGCGCGGGCTATTTCGACGACCTGTTGCGCGACGAGCACGCCGTGATGGATTCGGAGCCGCCGATTACGGCGGCGTTGGCGGCAGAAGCCGTGGCGGGGCGCGGGCTCGACATGATTCACCGCCAGCAGCGTGCGCACTATGAGGAAGGCAAGCGCATCAGCGACGCTGCCGTGCTGCACGAACTGGCCGTGGAAATCGGCTTGCCGGCAGAGGCGTTTGGCGCGGCGTTCGCGCAGCAGAGCGGAGCGTCGACGCAGCAGCATATCGACGCTAGCCGTCGTCTGCTGGACGACGTGGGTGGCCACGGCTTTCCGACCTTCGCGCTGGAAGATGCGCACGGGCGGGTCGGTGTCGTCGATATTCGCGCGTATCTCGGGCGGCCGGTCGAATGGGCACGCGAGCTTGCGCGCTTGACCGGCGCATCGATCGGGGCTTCGGCGTCCGCTTCGGCTTCATCTGCGGCGGAGAGCGGACCGAGTTGCGATATCGACGGTTGCGCGTGA
- a CDS encoding MBL fold metallo-hydrolase, with protein sequence MSRSFRFSQLGQILPATLLSVGLAAHAAGAAPLHLEVYNPGDKGVFPVSSEIVTGAHDAVLIDAQFQRSDAEALVKKLKASGKTLTTVYISQSDPDYYFGLDVIQDAFPHAKIVATPQTVAAIKATMDGKLAYWGPVLKDNAPKRLVLPEALHGDRLTLEGRTLEIKGLAGPAPERTYLWIPSLKTVAGGVVVNSGDHVWVADTQSEASRAAWLSTLDGIVALKPATVVPGHFTGPMPTGIKAVRFTADYLKTFDSAAAKAKNSTELVDAMKRAYPDLGGVSSLELSAKVIKGEMQWPAPAAASDSKPAAAGSAPAAGQRADDKATAQGGA encoded by the coding sequence ATGTCGCGCTCTTTCCGCTTTTCCCAACTCGGCCAGATCCTGCCCGCCACGCTGCTGAGCGTCGGCCTCGCCGCCCACGCGGCCGGCGCCGCGCCGCTTCATCTCGAGGTCTATAACCCCGGCGACAAGGGCGTGTTTCCGGTGTCGTCGGAAATCGTCACGGGTGCGCATGACGCCGTGCTGATCGACGCGCAGTTCCAGCGCAGCGACGCCGAAGCGTTGGTGAAAAAGCTCAAGGCCAGCGGTAAGACGCTGACCACGGTCTACATCAGCCAGAGCGATCCCGATTACTACTTCGGCCTCGACGTCATTCAGGACGCGTTCCCGCACGCGAAGATCGTCGCGACGCCGCAAACCGTCGCCGCGATCAAAGCGACGATGGACGGCAAGCTCGCGTACTGGGGTCCGGTGCTGAAGGACAATGCGCCGAAGCGTCTCGTGTTGCCCGAAGCGCTGCACGGCGATCGTCTGACGCTGGAAGGCCGGACCCTCGAAATCAAAGGCCTCGCGGGCCCGGCTCCCGAGCGTACGTATCTGTGGATTCCGTCGCTCAAGACGGTGGCGGGCGGCGTGGTGGTCAATAGCGGCGACCACGTGTGGGTTGCGGATACGCAGAGCGAGGCGTCGCGCGCGGCGTGGCTGAGTACGCTCGACGGTATCGTCGCGCTCAAGCCGGCGACGGTCGTGCCCGGACACTTCACCGGCCCGATGCCGACGGGTATCAAGGCAGTGCGCTTCACCGCGGACTATCTGAAGACCTTCGACAGCGCCGCCGCGAAGGCGAAGAATTCGACCGAACTCGTTGACGCGATGAAGCGGGCGTATCCGGACCTGGGCGGCGTGTCGTCGCTCGAGTTGAGCGCGAAGGTCATCAAGGGCGAAATGCAATGGCCGGCGCCGGCGGCGGCGTCGGATAGCAAACCGGCAGCCGCGGGCTCGGCGCCCGCTGCGGGTCAACGCGCGGACGACAAGGCCACCGCGCAAGGAGGTGCATGA
- a CDS encoding LysR family transcriptional regulator: MDRITAAEVFVTIAERGSLTAAADGLDMSRAMVTRYLAQMEAWSGARLLHRSTRRISLTSAGEAALARCRQMLEIAGQMAVTDGPEAETPRGLLRVACAQVLAQQVLGAAMTAFLKRYPATAVDLVVDGRTVNLVEERIDLAIRITEQLDPSLIARPLGICPSVLCAAPSYLAAHGTPRDVTELAVHNCLTYSYFGKSLWKFKDAASGEPSAVAVGGNLSANDSMTLLAAAREGAGIAMQPVFAAAPLIASGQLVRLLPGHEAQTLDIYGVYNSRRQMPAALRVLIDFLVDWFATHLAT; encoded by the coding sequence ATGGACCGTATCACCGCCGCCGAAGTTTTCGTGACGATCGCCGAACGGGGCAGCCTGACGGCCGCCGCCGACGGTCTGGACATGTCGCGCGCCATGGTCACGCGCTATCTGGCGCAAATGGAGGCGTGGTCGGGCGCGCGGCTGCTGCACCGGAGCACACGGCGTATCAGCCTGACTTCCGCGGGCGAAGCGGCTTTGGCGCGTTGCCGGCAGATGCTCGAGATTGCCGGCCAGATGGCCGTGACCGACGGTCCCGAAGCGGAGACGCCGCGCGGGCTGTTGCGCGTGGCCTGTGCGCAGGTGCTGGCGCAACAGGTGCTCGGCGCGGCGATGACCGCGTTCCTGAAGCGCTATCCCGCCACCGCCGTCGATCTGGTGGTCGACGGCCGTACGGTGAATCTGGTGGAAGAGCGCATCGATCTGGCGATCCGCATCACCGAGCAACTCGACCCCAGCCTGATCGCGCGGCCGCTCGGCATTTGCCCGTCGGTCCTGTGCGCGGCGCCGTCGTATCTCGCCGCGCACGGCACGCCGCGCGACGTCACGGAACTGGCCGTGCACAACTGCCTGACTTACTCGTACTTCGGCAAAAGTCTGTGGAAGTTCAAGGACGCGGCGAGCGGCGAGCCGTCGGCCGTGGCGGTGGGCGGCAATCTCAGCGCGAACGATTCGATGACGCTGCTGGCGGCCGCGCGCGAAGGCGCCGGGATTGCGATGCAACCCGTGTTCGCGGCAGCGCCGCTGATCGCGAGCGGACAACTGGTGCGGCTGCTGCCGGGTCACGAAGCGCAAACGCTCGATATTTACGGCGTCTATAACTCACGGCGGCAAATGCCGGCGGCGCTGCGTGTGCTGATCGATTTTCTGGTGGACTGGTTCGCGACGCATCTGGCGACGTGA
- a CDS encoding MipA/OmpV family protein: MASSSKSTRRIADVVKKVRCRDYPVLLAAALLMSSRFAWAGGVDSEADSGFTVLSNATNVTHWGLGAGVGVDASPYRGDKARITPIPLFYIDNKWINAYATRLDLKVGQWSGVTVALRARVGILEGYRASDAPILNGLPNRDSLTFWYGPVVGWHTAFGTLTGSYLLGGNKGQQASLEFKKAFEMGRWSIEPHADATWFAGKYVDYYYGVTSSEARAGRPAYDGSATVNATIGTRVAYQLAPRQSVSLDLQVTHLGSGIADSPLVGKRFIPAARVGYLYQFQ; the protein is encoded by the coding sequence ATGGCGAGTTCGTCGAAATCCACGCGTCGTATTGCCGATGTCGTGAAGAAGGTCCGTTGCCGCGACTACCCGGTGCTGCTGGCCGCCGCGCTGCTGATGAGTTCCCGCTTCGCGTGGGCGGGCGGCGTCGACAGCGAGGCCGATTCCGGCTTCACCGTGCTGAGCAACGCGACCAACGTGACGCACTGGGGCCTGGGCGCCGGCGTGGGCGTGGATGCGTCGCCCTACCGCGGCGATAAGGCGCGCATCACACCGATTCCGCTGTTCTATATCGACAACAAATGGATCAACGCGTACGCCACGCGGCTCGATCTCAAGGTCGGACAATGGAGCGGCGTGACAGTTGCATTGCGCGCCCGCGTGGGGATTCTCGAAGGCTATCGGGCCTCGGATGCGCCGATCCTGAACGGCCTGCCGAATCGCGACAGCCTGACGTTCTGGTACGGCCCGGTGGTGGGCTGGCATACGGCATTCGGCACGCTCACCGGCAGCTACCTGCTGGGCGGCAACAAAGGCCAGCAGGCCAGCCTCGAATTCAAGAAAGCGTTCGAAATGGGGCGCTGGAGCATCGAGCCGCATGCCGACGCCACCTGGTTCGCCGGCAAATACGTCGACTATTACTACGGCGTGACTTCGTCGGAGGCGCGCGCCGGGCGGCCTGCGTATGACGGCAGTGCGACGGTGAACGCGACGATCGGCACACGGGTCGCGTATCAGCTCGCGCCGCGTCAATCGGTGAGTCTCGATCTGCAGGTCACGCACCTCGGCAGCGGGATCGCCGATAGCCCGCTGGTCGGCAAGCGCTTCATTCCCGCCGCGCGCGTCGGGTATCTGTATCAGTTCCAGTAA
- a CDS encoding response regulator: protein MTYMPHVLVVDDEEDIRSLLTGFFRRHGHEVSIATDGVTLFEMLNSRPIDLVILDVMLPGEDGFSLCRRLRATSKVPVIMLTAVADHVDRVVGLEIGADDYLVKPFDARELLARVKAVLRRTTQSDVAVASTGTRPMLSFAGWRLDIARRELRSTDNTLMILSSTEFDLLLAFAEHPQRVLSREQLLDLAHGAAHEVYDRSIDVQVARLRRKLDLDEKEPPVIRTVRGGGYMFTPTVRRG, encoded by the coding sequence ATGACTTATATGCCGCACGTACTGGTGGTCGACGACGAAGAGGACATCCGGTCCTTATTGACGGGGTTTTTTCGCCGGCATGGCCACGAGGTCAGTATCGCGACCGACGGCGTCACGCTCTTCGAAATGCTCAACAGCCGGCCCATCGACCTGGTGATTCTCGACGTCATGCTGCCCGGCGAAGACGGCTTCAGCCTGTGCCGGCGTTTGCGCGCCACGTCGAAAGTGCCGGTGATCATGCTCACCGCGGTGGCCGATCACGTGGATCGCGTGGTGGGCCTCGAAATCGGCGCGGACGATTACCTGGTGAAACCGTTCGACGCGCGCGAATTGCTCGCTCGCGTCAAAGCCGTTTTGCGCCGCACGACGCAGTCCGATGTCGCGGTGGCGAGTACCGGCACGCGGCCGATGCTGTCGTTCGCCGGCTGGCGGCTCGATATTGCCCGGCGCGAATTGCGCTCCACCGACAACACGCTGATGATCCTGTCCAGCACCGAATTCGATCTGCTGCTGGCATTCGCGGAGCACCCGCAACGCGTGCTGTCGCGCGAACAGTTGCTCGATCTCGCGCACGGCGCGGCGCACGAGGTGTACGACCGCAGCATCGACGTACAGGTCGCTCGCCTGCGCCGCAAGCTCGATCTCGACGAAAAAGAGCCGCCCGTGATCCGCACGGTGCGCGGCGGCGGCTACATGTTCACCCCCACGGTGCGGCGCGGATGA
- a CDS encoding sensor histidine kinase — MKFSLRPPDTIGWRIALTVGSAIVGVLLLSVVFNHFAGVWARPSVEETALLGRANDIILMVEAVPDSYRQPVASASRIPTTSVDWYPANSPTAAVLATAPRTSHADAELTQWFAANGHPRTVLLFRSDDGLSGRLPRYDRTRDPHAYFMAAGLSDGSWLVFTATRRAWGLPRPAQIAIALGFVALSILAASVVATYYLSKPLRRFADDLRRFGGDPRSGPVREAGPRELRAAIAAFNALQAQLRKFVEDRTAMLAAMSHDLRTPLTKIRLRGEFIEDDDQRERLFRDVDDLQAMADSALSFFRDDYKDEEATVFDFAGLLRTIADDYSDQGKPVFYAGPERFAFSGRPFSFRRACANLVDNALKYGNRAELELKCSATQIHLKVIDHGPGIPSYALEKVFAPFYRLEQSRNRSTGGMGLGLTSARAVIQAHGGDISLNNRQGGGLEVNVTLPAMS; from the coding sequence ATGAAATTCAGCCTGCGGCCGCCCGATACCATCGGCTGGCGTATCGCGCTCACGGTCGGCTCCGCGATTGTCGGCGTGCTGCTGCTGAGCGTGGTGTTCAATCACTTCGCGGGCGTGTGGGCGCGGCCGTCGGTCGAGGAAACCGCGCTGCTCGGCCGCGCCAACGACATCATCCTGATGGTCGAAGCCGTACCCGACAGCTATCGTCAGCCGGTGGCCAGCGCTTCACGTATTCCGACGACCTCGGTTGACTGGTATCCGGCGAACTCGCCGACCGCAGCCGTGCTCGCCACGGCGCCCAGGACGAGCCACGCTGACGCGGAACTGACGCAGTGGTTCGCGGCGAACGGACACCCGCGCACCGTGTTGCTGTTCAGATCGGATGACGGTTTATCCGGCCGCTTGCCGCGCTATGACCGCACGCGCGACCCGCATGCGTACTTCATGGCCGCCGGACTAAGCGACGGCAGTTGGCTCGTATTCACCGCCACCCGCCGCGCGTGGGGACTGCCGCGGCCGGCACAGATCGCGATTGCGCTGGGGTTCGTGGCGCTCTCCATTCTGGCGGCCTCGGTCGTGGCCACGTATTACCTGTCGAAGCCGTTACGGCGTTTTGCCGACGACCTGCGCCGCTTCGGCGGCGATCCGCGTTCCGGTCCGGTGCGCGAAGCGGGACCGCGCGAACTGCGCGCCGCGATCGCGGCGTTCAACGCGCTGCAGGCGCAGTTGCGCAAGTTTGTCGAAGACCGTACCGCGATGCTGGCGGCCATGTCGCACGATCTGCGCACGCCGCTCACGAAAATCCGGCTGCGCGGCGAATTTATCGAAGACGACGATCAGCGCGAGCGCCTGTTCCGCGATGTCGACGATTTGCAGGCCATGGCGGATTCCGCGCTGTCTTTCTTTCGCGACGACTACAAGGACGAAGAGGCGACCGTGTTCGATTTCGCGGGCCTGCTGCGCACCATCGCCGACGATTACAGCGATCAGGGCAAGCCGGTTTTCTACGCCGGCCCTGAGCGTTTCGCATTCAGCGGACGGCCGTTTTCATTCCGACGCGCGTGTGCGAACCTGGTCGACAATGCGTTGAAATACGGCAACCGCGCGGAACTGGAGCTTAAATGTTCGGCCACGCAGATCCACCTGAAAGTGATCGATCACGGCCCGGGCATTCCGTCGTATGCGCTCGAAAAAGTGTTCGCGCCGTTTTACCGCCTCGAACAGTCGCGCAACCGCTCGACGGGCGGCATGGGTTTGGGGCTGACGTCGGCGCGTGCGGTGATTCAGGCACATGGCGGCGATATTTCGCTGAACAACCGGCAAGGCGGCGGCTTGGAGGTCAACGTGACGTTGCCCGCCATGTCTTGA